CAGACGCTCTACGACCGCTATCTGCTGCACCTCGACAAGGTGCGGTACGAGCTGCCGCAGGCGTTCTTCCTCCGGGTCGCGATGGGGATGGCGCTCCGTGAGGACGACCGCGAGGCGCGGGCGATCGAGTTCTACGAGCTGCTCAGCTCGTTCCGCTTCATGTCGTCGACGCCGACCCTGTTCAACTCCGGCACCACCCGGCCGCAGCTGTCGTCGTGCTTCCTGACCACCGTCGACGACGACCTGGCGGGCATCTTCAGCGGCATCCGCAACAACGCTCTGCTCGCGAAGTACTCCGGCGGTCTCGGCAACGACTGGACCCCGGTCCGCGGCATCGGCGCCCACATCCGCGGCACCAACGGCGAGTCCCAAGGCGTCGTACCGTTCCTCAAAATCGCCAACGACACAGCTGTAGCTGTGAATCAGGGCGGAAAAAGAAAGGGCGCGGTGTGTGCGTATCTCGAGACGTGGCATATCGACGTCGAGGAGTTTCTCGATCTGCGGAAGAACACCGGTGACGAGCGGCGTCGTACGCATGACATGAACACGGCGAACTGGGTGCCGGACCTGTTCCTGCAGCGCGTGGAGGCCGGCGGGGAGTGGACACTGTTCTCCCCCAACGAGGTGCCGGACCTGCACGATCTGTACGGCGCTGCGTTCGCCGAGGCCTACGCGGCGTACGAAGCGGCCGCTGATCGCGGAGAGATCCGGGTGTTCAAGCGGGTCAAGGCCGTTGACCTCTGGCGGCGGATGCTGACCGTGCTGTTCGAGACCGGGCACCCGTGGATCACGTTCAAGGACGCCTGCAACCTGCGCTCGCCGCAGCAGCACGACGGCGTCGTCCACTCGTCGAACCTGTGCACCGAGATCACGCTGAACACGACCGTCGAGGAGACCGCAGTCTGCAACCTCGGCTCGGTCAACCTGGTCCCTCATCTGACCGAAGACGGTCTCGACGCCGACCTGCTCCGCGACACCGTGAACACCGCGGTACGGATGCTCGACAACGTCATCGACGTGAACTTCTACACCACCCCGGAGTCGGAGCGCGCCAATCAGCGGCACCGCCCGGTCGGCCTCGGCCTGATGGGGTTCGCGGACGCGTTGTTCATGCTGCGGATTCCGTACGCGTCCGACGCCGCGGTCGAGTTCGCGGACCGCTCGATGGAGCAGATCAGCTACCACGCGATTGAGGCGTCCAATGATCTCGCGGCCGAGCGCGGCCGGTACTCGTCGTACGACGGATCGCTGTGGAGCCTCGGGATCCTGCCGATCGACTCGCTCGACCTGCTGCACACGGCGCGCGACGGCGACGTGATCATCGACCGCGACGCGCAACTGGACTGGGACGGTCTGCGCGCGAAGGTCCTGCGTGACGGCATGCGGAACTCGAACGTGATGGCGATCGCCCCGACCGCGACGATCTCCAACATCTGCGGTGTGAGCCAGTCGATCGAGCCGACGTACAGCAACCTGTTCGTGAAGTCGAACATGTCCGGCGAGTTCACCGTCGCCAACCCGTACCTGGTCGCCGACCTGAAGGCGCGCGGGCTGTGGGACCAGGTGATGGTGTCGGACCTGAAGTACCACGACGGCGTGGTCGCGGGGATCGAGCGGATCCCGGCCGACCTGCGCGAGCTGTACGCGACGGCGTTCGAGATCGACCCGCTCTGGCTGGTGAAGGCGGCGTCGCGGCGGCAGAAGTGGATCGACCAGGCGCAGTCGCTGAACCTCTACATGGCGAAGCCGTCCGGCCGGGCGCTCGACGAGCTTTACCGGTCAGCTTGGCGTTATGGCCTCAAGACGACTTATTACCTGCGTTCCCAGTCAGCGACCCATGTCGAGAAGTCCACGCTGAAGGGCACCGACGGCCGGCTGAACGCCGTACCAGTATCTGTTCCAGAGCCGACTGGAGCTGTCTGCTCCATCGACGACCCCGACTGCGAGGCCTGCCAGTGACCACCATTTCTGTTGGAGCAGCACGAGTTGAAGTTGCCGACAAGGCAATGATCAACTCACGCGCGGACGTGAACCAACTGCTGCCGCTGAAGTACACGTGGGCCTGGGAGAAATACCTTGCCGGGTGCAACAACCACTGGATGCCCACCGAGGTCTCGATGCAGGCCGACATCTCACTGTGGAAGTCGAAAGACGGCCTGACCGACGACGAGCGCCTGATGCTCAAGCGCAACCTAGGGTTCTTCGCCACCGCGGAGTCCCTGGTCGCGAACAACATCGTGCTCGCCGTCTACCGTCAGCTGAGCAACCCCGAGTGCCGGCAGTACCTGCTCCGCCAGGCGTTCGAGGAGGCCGTGCACACGCACACCTTCCAGTACATCTGCACCTCACTCGGTCTCGACGAGGGCGAGCTGTTCAACATGTACCGAGAGGTGCCGTCGATCTCCGACAAGGACGCGTGGGCGCTGAAGTACACACAGCACCTGGAGGACCCGGATTTCCGCACCGGTACGCCGGAAGCGGACACCGCGTTCCTCCGCGACCTGATCGCGTTCTACGTGGTGTTCGAGGGGATGTGGTTCTACACCGGGTTCGCGCAGATCCTGTCGCTCGGCCGGCGGAACAAGATGGTCGGGATCGCCGAGCAGTACCAGTACATCCTGCGCGACGAGTCGATCCACCTGAACTTCGGCATCGACTGCATCAACCAGATCAAGCAGGAGAACCCGCACCTGTGGACGACGGCGTTCCAGGCCGAGGTCCGGCAGATGCTGACCGAGGCGTGCGAGCTGGAGGTCGCCTACGGCCGCGCCACCATGCCCAACGGCATGCTCGGCCTGACCGCGGACCTGTGCGAGCAGTACATGCACTTCGTCACGGACCGCAGAGCGGAACAAATCGGTATCGAACCGATCTTCGGTGAAACGCGGAACCCCTTCGGATGGATGTCAGAGGTGATGGACCTGAAGAAGGAGAAAAACTTCTTCGAGACCCGGGTGATCGAGTACCAGTCCGCCAGCGGACTCAGCTGGGACTGACCCACCAGACCGGGAGGCCCGCGGTGCAACTCGCCGCTCCGCGGGCCTTCCGCCGGCTCGCCCTAGCTGCCGTCAGTTCGTCGGGTCGTGCTTGCGGATGAACTCGAGTGCAGTCAGCGCGACCTCTTCCCACCCGTGGTCGATCACCAGCGAGTGCCCTCGGCCGGGCAGCTCGACGAACTCGGTGACACCGGTGTTCTTGGTGTGCTGTTTGTACGCCGCGTGCGTGATCGCATGCGGGACCGTGTGGTCCTTCTCCCCCGACACCAGCAGGATCGGGCCGCGGTTCTCCGCCTTGTAGTCGACCTTGGTCTCACTGAACGGGTTCAGGTTCGCCACGGCGGCCTGGAAGATCGGTACGCCGGACGCCGCGACGTGGAACTCGTCGTACAACTGCCGGGCCTCCTCCTCGTCGAGGTTGTTCGCCCAGCCGTACTTGAACTCGTCGAACGTCAGCGTCACCGACCGGCGGGCGTTCGCCGGGTTCCCCAGCACCGGCGAGCCGGCCTTCAACGCGGACGGCGGCAACGGCAGTACGCCGCGACCCGGCGCCGGATCGATCGACACGGTGACAGCGGCCGCACCTGTACCGGCGATCTTCTGCGCGATCAGCCCACCGAACGAGTGCCCGACGACGGCGGGCTTGCGGTCCAGGTCACCGATCGCTTCCAGGTAGTGATCGGTGACGGCCTGGACCATCTTGCGCGCGAACACCTCGGGGTGGTCGCGCGCCTCGGCCACCGTCTCCGGATCGTCCGGCCAGCCCGGCGCGATGGTGCTGTAGCCGTTCTCCTCGAACAACCGGCGCCATCGGTCCCAGCTGCTGGACAGCAGCCAGAGACCGTGGACGAACACCACCGGTTGCTTGCCGGACGCGTTGGCCCCCTCGACTTCCGACTGTTCGCGATCAGTGAGCGACATAGTCCCCCTCCTCGGACTCGGAATGCTTGCGATGCTAGTCCTGCGGATCGCCGACACCCCAGCAGTCGAGGAGATTGGTCAGCGGGGGTTGTTGGCGTGGGTGAGGGTTTCCCAGGCGAAGAAGTAGTTGGCGCCTGCGGGGCGTTTGGCTTCGGTGTAGGCCAGAGTTGTGGGCATCTGCCGGCCGAGCCGGTTGTGGTAGTGGTTGTAGACGATCTCGGTGACGGCTCCCAGGCCCAACTTCACCGTTCCGCCGCAGAGGTCGGGCGGAACAGCCGCGCCGTTCTCCAGGCGGGTGTGGAAGTAGTAGCCGTCGGTCAGGCGCTTGCCGGCTTCGCCGTACAGATCGACCCCCTGGTGCCAGGCGGTCTCGGCGACGTGGGTGGCGGCGGTCAGACCCCAGCCGGTGTGGCCGAAGTCGCGGCAGGTCTCCTGGGCGAGCCCGTTCGTGAACGTCGACTGTCCCTGCCAGTAGTCGACGATCTCGTCGCGGCTGTCCATCGGGCAGGTCGTCGGCGCCTTCGGGTAGGCGCCGTCGCTGGTCTCGTAGATGTAGCCGGGCAGCCGGCCGCGCCAGATGCTGATCGCCTTGTTGAAGGCGGCGTGGTCGTCGAGGAAGACAGCGATCCCGATCGCCGCGTCCGTCATGATCAGCTCCCAGTTGCCGTTCTTGCAGCCGGCGCCGTTGCGGACCTCGGGCAGGTAGATCGTGCGCAGCATCGTCTCGAACCGCACGCGCTGCGCCCACGGACCGCCGTACGTGTGCTTGATCAGTTCGCCGGCGCGGGAGAACGACGCGCCGGACCAACCGGTCTGCAGCGGTGCGTTCGTGTTGGTGTGGTCCTGCAGTACGGCGGACCACGCGTCCATGATCTGGATCGACTTCTTGGCGTAGCGGTCGTCGCGCGTGATGTACCAGAGCAGTGCGTGCGTGTACGCGGCGAGCGCGTCGTTGCGCTCGTCGGTACAGCCGTTGTTCGGGATCGAGTTCGAGCCACACTCGACGACGGCGCGTGGTTTCGGTGTGTACGCGAGGTCGGCGTACGAGCTGGCTTTCATCGCGTCGTACGCCGACGTCTGCGGCTGGGCTCCGGCCAGGACCTGCCGGCGGGCGAAGTCGAGTTGGGCCTTGTCGACGAGCACACCGGGATGTTTGAACGCGGCCGGAGCCGGCGGTGGACCGGCGGTGCTCGGCTGGGCGACGGCCAGTACGGCGGCGGCCGCGATCAGCGCTGTGGTCAGGGCGAGCAGGAGTGGGCGGTGCAGTCGGATCATGGGCGGTCTCCTGGGCGTATGGGCGCGCCAGGAAGCTACCCAGCGACCAGGTATTTGTAAACCTTCCTAGCCAAATTCATTCGAGCAGCGCGAGGATCTCCGCCGTCGAGCCGGTCTCCCCCAGCCGCGGGAAGATCCAGTTCAGCGAGTTCTCGTGGGCGGAGGCGTTCAGGTCGGTCATCGCGTCGGTGGCGAGGGTGACGTGATAGCCGTGCTCGTACGCCGCTCGCGCGGTCGACTCCACGCCGATACTGGTGGCGACGCCGGTCACCACGATCTGCGTGATGCCGCGGCGGCGCAGGTGCACGTCGAGGTCGGTGCCGTGGAACGCGCCCCAGTTGCGCTTGGTCACGACGATGTCCTCGGCATGACCGGCCAATTGATCGACGATCTGGTCCGCACCAGCCGGTGGCGTCCCGCCGCCGGAACGCGGCGCCTGCTCGGTCCGGCTGGTCAGCTGGTCGGCACCGTCCGCGGCGAAGCTGACGCGGACCAGGACGACCGGAAGGTCGTGCTTGCGGAAAGCGTCGGCGAGCTCGACTGTCTTGCCGATCACGTCCGCGGTGGAATGCGGCGTACCGGGCAGTCCGGCGACACCGTTCTGCAGGTCGATGACGACGAGGGCGGTCTTCGGGTCAAGGGTGGTGACAGTCACGGTTGAACCTCTCTATTCGGGTAGGTCGAGCAAGGTGACCAGCAAAAGCAGTCCGGCGACGACGAGCAGAAAGATCGCCAGGTCGTGCAGTCCGGCCGTGGTCGCGCCGTATTGGAAGAAGTGGGCGTTCGCCGCGGCGGAGATGAGTGCGCCGACGTACACGC
This Kribbella sp. NBC_00482 DNA region includes the following protein-coding sequences:
- a CDS encoding isochorismatase family protein, whose amino-acid sequence is MTVTTLDPKTALVVIDLQNGVAGLPGTPHSTADVIGKTVELADAFRKHDLPVVLVRVSFAADGADQLTSRTEQAPRSGGGTPPAGADQIVDQLAGHAEDIVVTKRNWGAFHGTDLDVHLRRRGITQIVVTGVATSIGVESTARAAYEHGYHVTLATDAMTDLNASAHENSLNWIFPRLGETGSTAEILALLE
- a CDS encoding ribonucleotide-diphosphate reductase subunit beta translates to MTTISVGAARVEVADKAMINSRADVNQLLPLKYTWAWEKYLAGCNNHWMPTEVSMQADISLWKSKDGLTDDERLMLKRNLGFFATAESLVANNIVLAVYRQLSNPECRQYLLRQAFEEAVHTHTFQYICTSLGLDEGELFNMYREVPSISDKDAWALKYTQHLEDPDFRTGTPEADTAFLRDLIAFYVVFEGMWFYTGFAQILSLGRRNKMVGIAEQYQYILRDESIHLNFGIDCINQIKQENPHLWTTAFQAEVRQMLTEACELEVAYGRATMPNGMLGLTADLCEQYMHFVTDRRAEQIGIEPIFGETRNPFGWMSEVMDLKKEKNFFETRVIEYQSASGLSWD
- a CDS encoding alginate lyase family protein, with amino-acid sequence MIRLHRPLLLALTTALIAAAAVLAVAQPSTAGPPPAPAAFKHPGVLVDKAQLDFARRQVLAGAQPQTSAYDAMKASSYADLAYTPKPRAVVECGSNSIPNNGCTDERNDALAAYTHALLWYITRDDRYAKKSIQIMDAWSAVLQDHTNTNAPLQTGWSGASFSRAGELIKHTYGGPWAQRVRFETMLRTIYLPEVRNGAGCKNGNWELIMTDAAIGIAVFLDDHAAFNKAISIWRGRLPGYIYETSDGAYPKAPTTCPMDSRDEIVDYWQGQSTFTNGLAQETCRDFGHTGWGLTAATHVAETAWHQGVDLYGEAGKRLTDGYYFHTRLENGAAVPPDLCGGTVKLGLGAVTEIVYNHYHNRLGRQMPTTLAYTEAKRPAGANYFFAWETLTHANNPR
- a CDS encoding alpha/beta hydrolase translates to MSLTDREQSEVEGANASGKQPVVFVHGLWLLSSSWDRWRRLFEENGYSTIAPGWPDDPETVAEARDHPEVFARKMVQAVTDHYLEAIGDLDRKPAVVGHSFGGLIAQKIAGTGAAAVTVSIDPAPGRGVLPLPPSALKAGSPVLGNPANARRSVTLTFDEFKYGWANNLDEEEARQLYDEFHVAASGVPIFQAAVANLNPFSETKVDYKAENRGPILLVSGEKDHTVPHAITHAAYKQHTKNTGVTEFVELPGRGHSLVIDHGWEEVALTALEFIRKHDPTN
- a CDS encoding ribonucleoside-diphosphate reductase subunit alpha, yielding MTIASSSVGSSTAELRTELTVIRRDGSSTPFDATKISVAVTKAFLAVEGSDAGATHRVRDLVTDLTGRVVAALTSRGDTRRSVQVEDIQDQVELALMRAGEHQVARAYVLYREERTKARTPADATGVTEKPALSVRAADGSRSPLDVDRLRVIVAEAAAGLDAVDPELILNETLGACYDGIAQHEVELALVMAARSYVETEPQYSFAASRLLLDQIRREALGRVHGEPRQASQADMTTAYVDYFPRYIQTGIEAGQLDPELGRFDLDRLAAAIKPEADLNFTFLSLQTLYDRYLLHLDKVRYELPQAFFLRVAMGMALREDDREARAIEFYELLSSFRFMSSTPTLFNSGTTRPQLSSCFLTTVDDDLAGIFSGIRNNALLAKYSGGLGNDWTPVRGIGAHIRGTNGESQGVVPFLKIANDTAVAVNQGGKRKGAVCAYLETWHIDVEEFLDLRKNTGDERRRTHDMNTANWVPDLFLQRVEAGGEWTLFSPNEVPDLHDLYGAAFAEAYAAYEAAADRGEIRVFKRVKAVDLWRRMLTVLFETGHPWITFKDACNLRSPQQHDGVVHSSNLCTEITLNTTVEETAVCNLGSVNLVPHLTEDGLDADLLRDTVNTAVRMLDNVIDVNFYTTPESERANQRHRPVGLGLMGFADALFMLRIPYASDAAVEFADRSMEQISYHAIEASNDLAAERGRYSSYDGSLWSLGILPIDSLDLLHTARDGDVIIDRDAQLDWDGLRAKVLRDGMRNSNVMAIAPTATISNICGVSQSIEPTYSNLFVKSNMSGEFTVANPYLVADLKARGLWDQVMVSDLKYHDGVVAGIERIPADLRELYATAFEIDPLWLVKAASRRQKWIDQAQSLNLYMAKPSGRALDELYRSAWRYGLKTTYYLRSQSATHVEKSTLKGTDGRLNAVPVSVPEPTGAVCSIDDPDCEACQ